The Astyanax mexicanus isolate ESR-SI-001 chromosome 8, AstMex3_surface, whole genome shotgun sequence sequence CAAACAGGTGATGTCAACACATGATTTCAATCATAGGTTGGTATAAAATTAGTCAGTACACTTCTGTTATACATTGAGACCCATCCAGGGACGTCCAAGCtttttccaacaagacaatacagtgcaaaaccacatgctgcacacattacaaaggcatgactGTGGAGGAAGAGGGTAATGGAGAATTTTTGAAGTAGGGTACGCATTCTTCTGccggtctgaaatgcaggaaggGATGTagtttaacaaataaaattaggTTGATCAGACAAAACTTCTTACTGTCTGCGATGAAATAATAAATCAAATTGTATAAGCATGTTggttatatcgtcgctgtcctatgaaaaaaaaacgtatctccatttttgttgattttgaatttactacataatttgaacagacaaactgtcccttactatgtgctaaaatttcttgatgaacaaaccaatagaaatacttcaaaatgatctgaaataaactctttttacattgacttccattgacattttacaaggttttttctctctcctctaaagttgctgttttggagataattgtttttcattggacagtgacgatatgttcTTTTCTGATTGGGGCTGTAAATCCACAGATATTAGTATGGAGTTTGTCCCCCTTTGCAGCTCTAACAACTTCCACTATTCTGGGAAAGCTTTCTATAAGGTGTTGAAGCGTACCTGTGAGAGGTTTAGCTTGGCTTACATTCATCTTTTGTTCAAGTTAATTTATATTAAAGGTATATGACAGAGTTGAATTCAGGAATCTGTGTTGAAAATGCCTGTCGATAATGTCTTGCTACAATTAAGTAATAATATTTCCCTTTACTGGAACTAAGGATCCTATCAGCCCGTTAGCATTATCCCTCCTCCGCCAAACTTTACAGTTGGCACACAGTGCAGCCGGACATGTTCTTCTAGCCAAACCAAGACTTATCAGTCTAATCAGTGGTTCATCTTTTAGCAGGCAGCAGCTTGGAATAAAACTATGCCATAAAGCTCCTGATATACAGATTTTTTGCTGATTTTAATATCACTTGAAGCAACCCTGTTTTTAGACAATTAATTGTTGAGTTGCTTTGGTTCTTAGACGCTTCCACAGTTTAATACAAACCAATTATAGCTAACGGTGGAATAttatctagatcaggggtgtccaaacttttttttattgggggccagaaggagaaatatagttaaagtcacgggccacagactctgtaataaaacaaataatgaaatatagcactttaaataatacttttttcctgattatttcatttacacaccattttacttgactaactgtctttatctttgacagtgttgcgtAAACTAAGATTtatcaaattgatgtttaatttcatgatgtctcttaatattaaactccttaattacggcaacttttagactctttggtccgtttttttttttttgctagaaatgctcactctctccgcttttagactctttggcccgtttttctgcgctagaaatgcgcaccctctccgcttttagactctttggcctgtttttctgcgctagaaatgcgcgcactctccgcttttagactcttttgcccgtttttctgcgctagaaatgcgcaccctctccgcttttagactctttggcctgtttttctgcgctagaagtgcgcactctctccgcttttagactcttttaccccgtttttctgcgctagaaatgcgcaccctctccgcttttagactctttgctctgtttttctgcgctagaaatgcacactctctccgcttttggactcttttacccagtttttctgcgctagaaatgcgcaccctctccgcttttagactctttggcccgtttctgacacctagtgttcaaactttaaatctcacattataaaaacctgcttaacagcgggccaactttcattctatatctaaaatacctcgcgggccgctccaaaaaaggaaacgggccgcaaatggcctgcgggccgtagtttggacacccctgatctagattaTCTGACTTGTTTCAGTGGCGCCATCCTATTACAGTATTACAATGGAGTTTAGTGAGCTCTTAAGCTCCACCCACTCTGGACTGAATGAAACACCTGAATTCAGTGATTAAGAGgcgtgtcccaatacttttatccatatagACCTGTTCACACCTGATGACTGACAAAACATATTGCCATATTCACACCTAGCATTTTTAATATATCTCCTGTGATCGGATTGCTTGTGATTAGATTTCTGGGAAAAGGAGATGGACAGAGTCCTCGGTTTGAATCCAGGTGATGCGGCTAGCTTCATTGTGTTCTAGCCACGAGTATCACCTTTATccattagcttgttattgtagcATGCTCAGCTAACTACTCCAGACGGTGGACGGTGTGTTTAGGTAGGTGCAATAACAGGATTCATGTGGGCGGAGCTTAGCTGTCAGGTACAcgttacatagaacccttaactaGACCTTCTGTTCTACACCAGATCTCACAACTATGATCTCCCAGTCTCTTCAGAGACAGCTTTAACCAGAGCTACACAACTGAAGATTTAGAAATATGGAAGAGATTCCAGTGAGATTCCTCCTCAGAGCTCCTCAGGATGACTGGGTTTAACCCTATTTTGTGCCTTATGGTGTATCAGCGAGTCGAGGATTATGTCTATTTTTACTGTAGATATTTTTGTAGCACTTCCTAATATGACATTATTTctaataatttaatgtaaaccTTAAGCTTATGTGATTTAACAAGCTGAAAATAAAGGTGGACAACATGAACAGTGTACGTGTAAATGTCTTTATTTGACTTAGAACATCAgtaataataaagataaatggTAGCAGAACAAGAACaaacatattacacatattattagtaataattatGTTTTAGAAATATTTACTGAGCATAGAGGCAAATAAAAAGTGCTTCATGAAATCCAATGAGCGCATGCTATATGGGTTTTGTTCTTACACGATTCTTTGGAATGACTAAAAATAAACCTTATTAATCATGTTGAACAGGagtgatgatcagtggagctgaatttTTACCTCCATCATTAAGACCAGTGTGGAAGAATGGATAGAGTTTCTCAGTGAAAGACTGACCAGTGAAAGAGTAGATATGAGATCTGACCTCAACATCATAGAAGGagaccagaccctcctcataatccacaaacacccccaccttctggGGAGCCTGTTTCAacgagaggaggagaggaggagattCTGCAGCTTTATATTCAGTTTTATTTCTCAGCAACACAGTCCAGTATCCATCCACAGGACTCAGTGTAATCCTTCCCTTCCTGTTGCTGGACTCTCTGGTCACTCCTAAATACCACTCAGTCTTCTCTCTGACCTGAACCTCATAGTAAAATCTCCCTGAGGAGAAACCCTCCTTTCCCAGAACACAGGTACCACGATTAAATCTCTCTGGATTATCAGGGAGTTTCTGTTGTTTGTCTCCATGTTTAACTTGTTTTTCATCATCAGACAGGATGAGATTAGGATGAGCTGTATCAGGATCCAGAGTCACGTccactgagagagaaacacagtttaaacccattttaatcaacatactgTAATAAATAGAGAATCATACAGACTGAATCATGTGATCAGTGAAAGCCCCACCCACCTGCATACTGCtgaattctcttcagttctgtttgGAAAAGAATAAAGACTATTAGACTTCAAATTCaggattattaaaaacctgaacaGTAAACACTTACCACACTTATCAATCTTCTCCATCTCCTGTGTGAGATGTTTCTGAAGCTgagacagagctctcctcagactctCCACACTCAGAGGAGTGTTAACACTGACGTCAGTCCAGTTCTTGGTGTGTGGGGGTCTGCAGAGGGACGGGTAAATCTACAgtacagcaggagagaggagaaacccctcagcatgggcagtgctgtcctgtgatggactgcattactattgagaaacagagggactctgacctgtaggaggtggaggtggtcctcagtgtgggagatctgctccagctcagtgtctctcctctttagcttagtgatttcctgctccagctctttaatcagctcttcagcctgcctctctgctgctttctgcttctcctccatcacctccagcagctcagcctggcttctctcaatgcagcgcaccagagccctgaagatctccacactgtctgcttcctccttctctctgatttTCTAACAGGAGACAACAATAAGAACAATAACACTGTTTAAAGAGCAGCTTTcatatttaaaatgagtttaaacgCTTTAAAATCTCACTTTATTGAGTTCTACAGAGTGTTTGATCTCCTGGATCTTCTTCAGTCTCTCCTGGATCATCTGCTGAACTTCTGTCTGTGTCTTCTCCAGCTGAGTCTGTGATAAAGAGACACATTATGATCAGTTATTCTTAGGAAAAATAGGAGAATAGTAAAATTAGTGTTAATAATTCTCTGTCTGAACATCTCTCACCTTCTTCTCTCCACTCTCCTCCTCTATAGGAACAGTGCTGTGAGTCCGGTGGTCTCCCTCAGTGcagaactgacacacacacgtctggtcgtctctacagaacagctccagGGGTCTCTCATGTTTCTGGCAGATGTAGTCCTCCAGGTTCTCCACAGGATCCATCAGCTTGTGTTTCTTATATTTGAGTGTAGTTTTATGAAGTGATAAATGAGAGTCACAGAAAGAGACGCCACAGTCCAGACAGGACTTTACAGCCTCCAGCTTCTCCTCACAGCAGGAGTCACACTGAACCTTCTTAGATTTGGAGGAACGTTTCTCTGGAGCTCTGCTGGACTTCTCCTGAACTGACTTCTTGAACTGAGCAGCCAGTCCAGAGATGAAGGTGTTTATAGACAGTTCAGGTCTTTGGGGGAATTCTCTCTTACAGACTGGACACTGGCAGTGTGAGCTGCTGTTCCAGCACTTTCTGAGACAGACCAtgcagaagttgtgtccacatggagtagagactggatcagtgaacacatccagacagatagagcactggagctgatcttcagacaggagactGCTGGAGGAAGCCATGACTGACTGAGGAGACACAGAGAAGCAGCATGAAGGTGATCTGAGAGCACAGAGATCATTTCAGAATAATTCTTAGTCAGTGAATAAAAACAGTTCCACACTTTTCACCATCAAACCCATCCAGCTGCTGATCATCTCCACATTCCAGCTGTTAAAGCTGAACTCTGGGACTGAACTAAAGTGAACAGCTTGAGCTGGAGAACAGAAGTGAGCGTCTTACAGCAGTTTAAACACCTTCATAAAAATGATGAAACTAGAAGAGCGGTGAATGTTAGAAATGAGCTGAACAGGAAGGATCTCCAGCAGAAACAGGAGGAAGATTAAGAGGCATTACTATGGCGTTGTTTTACTGCCAATAGTCGAGAGCGGAGTTTTTGAATGTAAGAGTCTGTTTCATGcagcgctcacggattttatttgctcacgtgtaaaatataggtgcgctctcacaaatttaccatgctctctctcagattaactctcctcttgtacgaaACTGCGCACACGCTCTCAGACAATATCATCAATGTGTACCATCTATCTGCTCTTAATGTTATGAGAGTGCGCACTCAACTTCCCCCTGTGTGCTCACGGAGCGCTTCCTGCTCGAGCGCAGAGATTTTTACTGCAACAAAGCTGCTaaaagtctccagccaatcagaagtggcaacaggatttgaccagttaaatagaccactgaagtcgtgcttCATTCTGTAGTTCTCTATGAAGAAAataaatgggcttttcaaaaactcgcctctatcacattctgtggtaaataaatctgttcagaactctgtgcgttttattctgtgtacattttcctcctaaACATCACTAGATCCTCTGAATCACGAGATTGTTTAAGAGTTATAATGagaaaaaatgctagctttaagctaatgctacagcgcacggAACTGACATcccagcgcagctgcagagatcggcagggGACTCTTTTCAGCGCAACACCAGCAAACTCCAACCCAGCACAAACACTAACCCAGCAGCACACAGTAACTCTAGAACAGCTTTAAATACTGTAGCACGTTTTACCATTTATCGTCTTTTTAATTCGGTGAATTAAATTagagatgtttggtgtttctgtttctggtttgttgttttagtacattaagccacgttaagattcATCCTTTCCTTTACTTTCCTTATGGAAAAAAACTCACATTAAGccattttacatgttttacaggacaagtgttttagactctgtagttcttcagttagctgggttagctctgtggttctggagtaactctgtccTGCTAGTTTTACTGCTGTAACACACagctcgcctcagtgagggcagttagttagttgattagttgttagttgataaTTTGGGTCATGTGTTTAgtatgtaattagtataaactaatgaccgtaattaaatactaaacccacGGGGAAGCGCTGCTCCTGAACTGAGAACCACTTTCTCTTACTATCTGCTTTTTAAAGCTCTAAGAcaggctacactgctcaacatcaccatactgatagagttttcacctgtttaaatactttaatgatcctctgtgaagaagaagaatagtgCAAAACGCGATCCgaccggagttcgctggtgtacTGCAGAATCGAGTACTCTGGCATTTCCTGCCACAGTTAAgcgttagcttaaagctagcattttttctcattacaactcttaaacgatctcataattcagaggatctaGTGATGTAtaggaggaaaatgtacacagaataaaacgtacagagttctgaacagatttatttaccacagaatgtgatagaggtgagTTTTTGAGAACTTTGAGACACTTATAAGCCATACGagaactacagaatgacgcacgacctCAGCGGTCTATTTAACTGGTCAAATCCTTTTGccacttctgattggctggagacttttgGTAGCTTTGTTGCAGTAAAAATCGCTCCGCGAGCACACAGGGGGAAGTTAAGTGCGCGCGCTCTCTCAAAACATTAAGAGCAGACAGATGGTACACGAGAATGATATATCTGAGAGCGCGCGATGTttcgtacaagaggagagttaatctgagagagagcatggtaaatttgtgagagcgcacctatattttacacgtgagcaaataaaatccgtgagcgctgCATGAAACAGACTCTTACATTCAAAAACTTCACTCTCGACTATTGGCAGTAAAACGACGCCATACATTACCAGCTTTACTTCTTCTCCCTCGTCCAAGTGTTTCTGCTCCTTCAGAGTTTACCTGTGGAGTTTACCTGACTGAAAGAGCTTCAAATGAGAGATTATGTCCTGCTGAAAGAAGGAGCTCAATTCTGTTTATCAAGCAGCTTCACTTAACTTTCGTTTCTCATCAGTGACGTCACGAGGCCACGCCCACCACCTCATGAGTATGGGTTGATGCACCTCCATGTTTTAACCAGCAGGTGGAGCCTGAACTTCACCAACTGAATTAAAGCAGTGTTACAGTATGCAGCTCTaatcaatatatcaaataaatcaataatcattCATCATTTAGTAAATATATGTAGATAATTAAACACAACTGAATTAAAACAGTTTTACAGTATGCAGCTCTaatcaatatatcaaataaatcaataatcattCATCATTTAGTAAATATATGTAGATAATTAAACTTCATTAATAACTTAAGTGAATCAGTTTTACAGTAGATTAAGATATTAAAGTTCTGCTGGTTTTCTGAGAATCTGATCTAATAAAAATCTCTTTATGTTATTAAACTAAATGATTAAAGTTTTGAGAGATAAATAATGAGCTCATTCTTTGTAAGAAGGTGTTTTATTGATAGTTTTGAAGAGTTTAGGTGTTTAGGTTTTATCCAGTAATGTTCTGGTGGAGATCTCTAGTCAGACTCTGGTCAGAACAGCTTGTAAAATGAAGTATTGATGAATTCAGTCACAGTTCAATCATTACTCTCTAAATAAACTCTCTGCTTCTTGTGTTCAGATCTCATTCTCTCAGTGTTGGTTCTACTGGTCGGTTCATGCTGGGAAAGGGTGTGTTAGATATAGACAGGGTTCTAGATAGGAGAACACAGCAGGTAAGAAGTTCAGAGAGTGTACAGCAGATTATAATGTATCTAAATAGAATGGAACATTGTGTAAGAACTGGTTGTTAGAAGGTAAAAGCTGAAGGTCTAAAGTTTGGATGATGGATGTGATGATGGACAGCAGCATCTGGAGATGAGGTATCTTCTTCACTGGTAATATGCTTTTTGTAGCTCAGTTATCTCTGTGGATCTGTGGATGGCCCCAACAGAAGATCAAAGATGTTGAGGTGAGGAAGCTCTCATAGATCATGGAGTTTCAGAAGATCAGAGGAAATTATAAGAACATCTGCTGAAGAagatacagactgtcactttcaGAAGCAGCATCATGATGGAATAAGTCAGAGCTGTTCTGGtccagaggaggaggagctaAACTGAAGGAGCAGGAAAGCTCTCTGCAGATGTGATGAGTGGGGCTgaggcagggttgccaggtccaacaaaaatactcCAAAAGCTTAATCTAGCCCAAAATATCTGTCTGTTACacatttgaagcaaatggcaaaataaCTATGAGTGAACGACTTAGTATTtagtttataagggatttattatcagtattgctatttatcttaaagtcattaataatattgtaacattagtgttttattagttgttttataacagttttatatcccagtcaagaacatttaatagtaatataattaaCAAAGAAAGAGGAACTGTTTTTGCCGCTCTTGAACtgttttctctcctctttaacaatatttttaatcGCCTTCTGATTTCTAGTTACATTGTgaatttatctctctctctctctctctctctctctctctttctctctctctctatgggaaGTAAattctgcaaaaaataaaactaaaatgaaaacactaaaatgaaaaatgcagataccattttgcactttttatttccaaacgtgtgaaaatattttaaaataaaattaaatcacttcatttgcaatatttttttttcaattaagcaTGGGttatatgtgacaaaaataaaaatttaattaaaaagcttttttgctattttattttcattaccatacaggtatttcacagtcaaatctaaaatatatttgtaaaaaaaaaaataataaaagctttaCTTTAGCCTTGCCTTTTCGTGAtaaactgcataataaatgtaaaaataaaatctcaATTCTTACTGCTGTAAATGATAGATTGATTTTAGTGTGGATTTTACACGTTTCCCCGTCGTGTTGACGTAACATTCAAGGCAacacacactttttttgtttttttctttgattttttaaaaCTAGCCCCCCAAAAAAGCACCcaccacccctgaattttcacccgcgATTTTTAAACAAGACCAATTTGACgggaaaaccgcaaacctggcaactctgagctGAGGGAGCTGTATAGGGGAAGAAGCTGAAGATCTGAGATCATCAAGTCTGatctgcaggagagagagagataaagagagaaagagagagagagagagagagagagagagagacctgaaAAGAGATAAAGAAGAACCACAAAGAGTCTGATGATCCTAAACCTGAGTGATGATCAATAATCAATATCCAAACCCCCAAATGAACCGCTCACAACGTTCCGCCACTTCATACATTAATCACCAACTAATACATTCATCACCAAACTCAACAGCAGAttcagcatcacagcacagcgtcCTCCTATCATCTACTGGTGATTACTGCACTGCACTGGAGCATCATCACAACCTTCAGGAACCTGCTGACGGTGATTATCTACTGTAGTAAACTTTACAGTACGAatacagtagagtttagattctctgcccgacccGATACCCAAGAAAATGATCTGTGaggtaattctgtgtttttaatgctatttttattttttataaagatatggagtgataatcacaatataacaaagtaacaaatcaaactgtgctttaaataaaaaagttgcactagttagaatgttataatcacgaaGCTCTGGGTCTCACGCACACGTGAGATCCTCTATTTGTccgcattacgcacttgactcgcagcactgtgtgtatctgttcttaataaacatttttaataaataataggtctatgcttcttcagtgttgcaatgttaattaacatcattctgaacagatttatattattgaaacagcctgaaaattatttaaaaagctcagttttaacgctttacttactaaaaaaaatgtggagtttaaatcggggctcgggctcataatgacagtttatgggtcgggttggaacgggctggatattttgggcgcGATCTAAACTCTagcatacagtacatttaatacacaattctatattttttacagtttaaaacatttattaagtattaagcTGTTCTGATACCACATACATGaacttttatattaaaatcaGTAAGCAATGCACACTAtgtaaataaattttaatatattttaaacatggtTTTTATCAGCACCAAAACCGGTTCATCTATAGTGTCACTCAATGGACCATATGAACAATCTTTATATTTAAGAGTGAAAATGAGCACAAAATTAATCTCAGCCaaataaaacagaacaaacaGAGTGAAAGCAGTAAAGACATCTATTGTACAAAACCGATTTTGGGATGTTTGAgggtttttgtgtgtttaatactGAATCTGAGCTGAAACACAGTGTGTACTGAACTTCTGCTAAATCTGAGATCCAGACTTTACTGGTTAGAAGATCCTAGAGATAAAAAAGACCAGAGATAAAGCTAATTAGTacctaaaaaaacaagaataaaagaaGTAGACAGTaaaaaataccactttactaaaagtaaattaaatattaactaacaaatatttaaataattagcgaagatattaatatattaactaaAGTTATTTTTTATCCTATTTAGATTTATATTAGTTCACTGGTGAACTTTAGCTAAAAACACCACAGACCTGCAGATCTTACAGTTCATTCAGGAATGatttaatacagaaaataaaaggtGAACATCACCGACATAATGAACAAAAACTTAACAGACAATGATCTTTCAAACAGATATAAAGAGAAtattgataatattttatttaaatattaatttgttaAACAGAAACTGACTGAATTTATCCAATATCTACTTTTAATCTACAATCTGATTTTTAATTCTGACTCAACAAATTAGATTCTGATCgagtaaataaacaataaatctcATTCATAATGTTGTGTGGACCAGTGTGGAAGTATGGATAGAGTTTCTCAGTGAAAGACTGAGCAGTGAAAGAGTAGATATGAGATCTGACCTCAACATCATAGAAGGAGATcagaccctcctcataatccacaaacacccccaccttctggGGAGCCTGTTTCAACGTATATATGTAGATAATTAAACACAACTGAATTAAAGCAGTGTTACAGTATGCAGCTCTaatcaatatatcaaataaatcaataaccattcatcatttagtaaatatatatagatagatcgTGTTGTCGAGGTTAAGGTTATGTTAGATAGGTGCAATAACAGGATTCATGTGGGCGGAGCTTAGCTGTCAGGTACAAGTTACATAGAACCTTTAACTAGACCTTCTGTTCTACACCAGATCTCACCACTATGATCTCCCAGTCTCTTCAGAGACAGCTTTAACCAGAGCTACACACCAATTAATGCAAACCTTCAGTTTCAGTGATTTAACAAGCTGAAAATAAAGGTGGACAACATAAACAGTGTACATGTAaatttctttatttgatttatttctagAATATCAGTAATGATAAAGATAAATGGTAGCAGAATTTCATTATACACagatcaaacataacattataatcaccttcttgtttctactaCATTTTTACATCAGGGCTCTAGAGTGCGACCAATTTGGTAGCACATGCGACCTAATTTCTCAATAGTACAGAACCCcactgtgatataattttatttcgTCATCACTCAGAAGCTGACCAAGGCATAACAGGGATTCATTtagctcagaaatacagttagcatgaCCATTTAGCCATTAGCCGCTAGCCATCTCCATAAACCCCAGcggtctgttagcctagctagcattgggccgTCAGCTGCATTCTGGTTTTGTGATGGTAATAAGTAACTCAAGTGAACTACAGTCATAATTCACATCTTATTTCAAACAacagatcctacccactctaaccagcactaagaaatcaatcttttattaaaaaaacacaaaagtgatTAATTCAGCCCGGAAACACAGTTAGCGGTTAGCTGTTAGCTATTGAAGCTAATCCACTATCTACTATGTGTCATCAGATCAGCTTGTAGACTTACACTTGTAAAccaagaacaaaaaagaaaatctattttattttattttgactttattaAGTACACTTtaatcaaaatatggtcaaatatctaaattatcTTAATAATTGCatctaattttaagtgttttagacaGGGCATAGATTATTACTGCAGCGTTTTCACATTTCAACtatcaatgtaaaaatgtcttagagtgtagttactctttaagatgTATTTGATTAACCGCTGACATGTGTGACTTTTTTCCTATAATTCTTTATAAATTAGGTAAATAAAGGTGCATCAAACTATATAAAATTGGTCTTGGGTCATGAAAGATAATCCATATGATACTGAGCTATTAGATGTCCGGTTTGAACACTtgcacttttacattttatttttatgtaattaatCTTAAGTGATTTAAGCTTAAATTTAAGACCAGTAAAGCTACAGTATGGCTCAGCTTGACCCACCATGCCTTTAAAACTAacaaaaatcaaaacaaacatCCTGACTCtttctaaatttcctttgggataaataaagtatctatctatctatctatctatctatctatctatctatctatctatctatctatctatctatctatctatctatctatctatctatctatctatctatctatctttatataCCAATACATTTTCCATATATTACCTTTCTGCTAGAATTGTGCTTCAAATAAAGAACTTTATGCTGTGCAGATTGTTAGTTAATTATTTACAATTCAATGTTGGCTAGCTGTACAAAAATGTCAACCTTTGAACCTTGAAGTCAGTGCACCTAACATTTGTGTTGATGCACCTAAGAAAAGCCTTGTAtatccattttttcagctccactga is a genomic window containing:
- the LOC125780494 gene encoding E3 ubiquitin-protein ligase TRIM39-like; the protein is MASSSSLLSEDQLQCSICLDVFTDPVSTPCGHNFCMVCLRKCWNSSSHCQCPVCKREFPQRPELSINTFISGLAAQFKKSVQEKSSRAPEKRSSKSKKVQCDSCCEEKLEAVKSCLDCGVSFCDSHLSLHKTTLKYKKHKLMDPVENLEDYICQKHERPLELFCRDDQTCVCQFCTEGDHRTHSTVPIEEESGEKKTQLEKTQTEVQQMIQERLKKIQEIKHSVELNKKIREKEEADSVEIFRALVRCIERSQAELLEVMEEKQKAAERQAEELIKELEQEITKLKRRDTELEQISHTEDHLHLLQIYPSLCRPPHTKNWTDVSVNTPLSVESLRRALSQLQKHLTQEMEKIDKCELKRIQQYAVDVTLDPDTAHPNLILSDDEKQVKHGDKQQKLPDNPERFNRGTCVLGKEGFSSGRFYYEVQVREKTEWYLGVTRESSNRKGRITLSPVDGYWTVLLRNKTEYKAAESPPLLLSLKQAPQKVGVFVDYEEGLVSFYDVEVRSHIYSFTGQSFTEKLYPFFHTGLNDGGKNSAPLIITPVQHD